One segment of Acidianus sp. HS-5 DNA contains the following:
- a CDS encoding universal stress protein, which produces MFEKILVAYDGSEHSKKALDVAIDLAKRYSSEVYIVEAVDETIFETVGVLPPLSAIEEMEKKAKKDIDDAAKKANENGVKVVSEVLSGDPATAILEYANKNDIKLIIIGSRGLSRFKRILLGSVSSRVVQESKIPVIVVK; this is translated from the coding sequence GAGCATAGCAAAAAAGCTTTAGATGTTGCAATCGATTTAGCAAAAAGATATAGTTCAGAAGTTTATATAGTCGAGGCTGTAGATGAGACTATTTTTGAGACTGTAGGAGTACTGCCTCCTCTTTCTGCTATTGAGGAAATGGAGAAGAAGGCTAAGAAAGACATAGACGATGCAGCAAAGAAAGCTAATGAAAATGGAGTAAAGGTAGTAAGTGAAGTTTTAAGCGGAGATCCTGCCACTGCAATTTTAGAATATGCGAATAAGAACGATATAAAACTTATAATCATAGGAAGTAGAGGGCTATCAAGGTTTAAGAGAATACTTTTGGGGAGTGTATCTTCAAGAGTAGTTCAAGAATCGAAGATTCCAGTAATAGTTGTGAAATAA
- the queC gene encoding 7-cyano-7-deazaguanine synthase QueC — MCSVSGALILNPKNYKKIERKFAEILKRAEDRGRDSFGIVIINSDGTAKSVKSIGRPSQQEEKLYGILDEKSRVVIANNRAEPTTEFVKQKTEKDIQPFEGERFIVTHNGIIANDKELEKKFNVKKESYVDTAVIPHILDKNWKGDLSTLRDLLSQIKGSFAFIISDKKNPNKIYIAQNFKPVYMMYDFELGAIFFTSLDDYFYQTPLNKVNITKLDPYSIISVDSNLKIEKIDLIKPKDKKKVLVIASGGLDSTVAATYLLRQGHEVTLLHFNYRHKAEEKEREAIRKISEYLQVPYIEIDTDLFRIIGHTTLLKGGGEIVKDRQGEEGAEFAHEWVPARNLIFFSVALAIAEAYGFDAIASGINLEEAGAYPDNEMEFVRLFSKLSPYATGPNKKIEVLMPVGNLVKHEIVKLAVEIGAPLHLTWSCYEGGEKHCGKCGPCYMRKTAFKINGLKDPIEYEN, encoded by the coding sequence ATGTGTAGCGTTTCTGGAGCTCTAATACTTAACCCTAAAAATTATAAGAAAATAGAAAGAAAATTTGCTGAAATATTAAAAAGGGCAGAAGACAGAGGAAGAGACAGTTTCGGCATAGTCATAATAAACTCTGATGGCACTGCTAAGTCTGTTAAATCTATAGGAAGACCTTCACAGCAGGAGGAAAAACTTTACGGAATTTTAGATGAGAAAAGTAGGGTCGTAATAGCGAATAACAGAGCAGAGCCTACAACTGAGTTCGTTAAGCAAAAAACTGAAAAAGATATCCAGCCGTTTGAAGGAGAAAGATTTATTGTTACTCATAACGGTATAATCGCTAACGATAAAGAGCTTGAAAAGAAGTTCAATGTAAAAAAAGAAAGTTACGTGGACACTGCGGTTATACCGCATATCCTAGATAAAAACTGGAAAGGAGATCTATCGACACTAAGAGATTTGCTTTCACAAATAAAGGGCAGTTTTGCTTTTATCATAAGTGACAAGAAAAACCCAAATAAAATCTATATTGCACAGAATTTTAAACCCGTTTATATGATGTACGACTTCGAGTTAGGTGCAATATTCTTCACTTCTTTAGACGATTATTTTTATCAAACTCCGTTAAATAAGGTTAACATAACAAAGTTAGATCCTTACTCAATTATATCAGTAGACTCCAACTTAAAAATCGAGAAAATCGATCTCATAAAGCCTAAAGATAAGAAAAAGGTACTAGTAATTGCTAGCGGAGGCTTAGATTCTACTGTTGCAGCAACGTATTTATTAAGGCAAGGGCACGAGGTAACTCTTCTTCATTTTAATTATAGGCATAAAGCTGAAGAAAAGGAGAGAGAAGCAATAAGGAAAATTTCTGAATATCTGCAAGTTCCTTATATTGAAATAGATACTGATCTGTTCAGAATAATAGGTCACACTACATTGCTGAAAGGTGGAGGAGAAATAGTTAAAGATAGACAAGGAGAAGAAGGGGCAGAATTTGCTCATGAATGGGTTCCCGCTAGGAATCTAATATTTTTCTCTGTAGCTTTAGCAATAGCAGAAGCTTACGGATTTGACGCTATAGCTTCTGGAATTAATTTGGAGGAAGCAGGGGCATATCCTGATAATGAAATGGAATTTGTTAGATTATTCTCTAAATTATCTCCTTACGCTACCGGACCTAATAAAAAGATAGAGGTCCTAATGCCAGTAGGTAATTTAGTTAAGCACGAGATAGTTAAACTCGCTGTAGAGATAGGCGCTCCGCTGCATTTAACCTGGAGCTGTTATGAAGGGGGAGAAAAACACTGTGGAAAATGCGGTCCGTGTTACATGAGAAAGACTGCTTTCAAAATAAATGGTTTAAAAGATCCAATAGAATACGAAAATTAA